In the genome of Chryseobacterium sp. 52, the window AAAAACGATTCTGCTTATCAATCATTTAACATAAAAAAGGCCGTTCAAATGAACGGCCTTTCCTTTATTAAGGGGAAATATTTAAAATTATCTTACTATAATCTTGTAAGATTTCACGACTGATTTGGTTTCTATTTTCACCATATAGATCCCTGCAGGCAATGATGCTGTACTAATTTCAGCATTGCCTGAGAATTTATCTGACCTGATTAACCGCCCCTGAGCAGAGAATATGGTATACATACCTCCTTCTTCAGATTTCACATTAAGGTTTTCCCCTGATTTTACAGGATTAGGATATACTTTAATGTCATTTGCTTTTTCAGTAATATCAGAATCAGCAATTCCTCTTGCAGAAGTTTTCATCTGAGCATTCTTCAATAAAGAAGCATATGGGGAAAGCGGAGAATTCGGTGCTCCTCTCTTCACCAGGTCTGTGTCTACAACAGCCTGAATACCATCCTTATCTTTATCATCAATTCTGGAAATAAATCCTGCTCCGAAATCATCCAAGCTATCTTTACCAATTGCATACAGATCAAATACAGATCCGTTTGAATCCAGGTCAATGAAGTCCGGTCTGTCATCTCCATCTGTATTTCTCAGTGGATATTTCAACACTCCTGAATCGGGAGAAGTCTCCAATAGATCAGCAATACCATTTTTACCAACGGCAATATTACTGTCTATAATACCGTTACGGTCTGTATCAATCTGGCTGATTACTGATGCCGGAATACCTGATTCAAAAAGGTCAAGGATCCCGTCATTATCAGCATCAAGGTCAAGGTAACTTGCAATTCCGTCTCCCAATACCTGTACCGGACCTAATACTCCTTCTGTATCATCATCTTCAAATTTTCCGTTATTGTTAAGGTCTTCTAAAGCATCCGGAATTCCATCATTATCAGAATCAAGATCACAAGCATCCACAATACCGTCTCCATCTGTATCCAGTGTTGGCGATTTATCGTTTACTGCTGTACATCCTTCCGCACAATCAGGAATACCGTTTCCGTTGGTGTCAATGCTGTCGTTACCGTTTGGACACTGGTCAAAACAATTAGGTACGCCATCATTATCATCATCTCTGCTGGCAAATGCATTATAGATATAATAATTCTGAGGAATACGTATTCCTGTACCGCTATAGAAAGTAACTTTAATACGGTTAAAAGCTTTTGTAGCCTTACCGCCTACGTAAAATTTATTAGAATCTGTAGTAAAGAAATTTCCACTGATCAGGCTTCCAGTACTGGTGAAAGTATCTGTCTGAGTATTGTTATTATAAAGTGTTACTGTAATATTTTCAAGAACACTTACCCCGATCAGATTGCCTGCTTTCTCCAATGTGAATCCAGCATAGGTATTAGCCGGAAGCAATGTATTACTGCTTACCGTAGCATACGCTGAGAAAAGGCTAAAGATTGAAGCTGCCGGAATGGTTGCGGTAGCATAATTAGATGTATTGTTATCAACAATAGCTGACGGGTTTGTCATTTTTGATAAAATAAGACCTAAGAAGCCCGGACCTGAAGTCCAGCTAGCTCCTGTAACCAGATTTCCGGGAACAGCAGAACCACTGGTCTGAATTTTATCATCACAATCACAAGATGCAGGCTCTTCAAATGCATAGTACACTTTTAAAGATCCTAAATTAACCCCTAAAGTCTGTGTAATCTTTAAACGAACTTCGTTAAAAGGCTTTGAAGCTGTAAGGGTTACTTTTTGTTTTCCTGAACCAAAACCTAAAACTTTGATATTAATCAGTCCTCCTCCATCAAATAATGTTTTAGAATCCTGTAGTTTACCATACAAATAAGTTTCTACAGTAATATTTTTCAAGAATTCTGCGCTTAAAAGCTTCCCTTCATCATCAGGAGAGATCACAAAACCGGTTTTGTTTCCTGCAGGATACACCTGGTTTTTATCTAATACTCCCACTGAATAAGATCCAAGAAGACCCACCGGTAATACAATAGATCCGTAAGAGTTTTTATCTCCGTCTCCAATTCTTTCTTTATTCTGAACAAAAGAAAGCGGAGCAAGGAAACTGCTGCTTCCTGACACATTGCCGTCCACA includes:
- a CDS encoding T9SS type A sorting domain-containing protein, translating into MTKKLFEKLASVFLVLIMSASAFAQQGYEPIRGMGAEAKPVNNSGICLACYNGSMNPVVDANLDNSVSMGNFASLLSGNGISVKNKNTTYPAGYITGFNVDLGTSFITVDLLSSLRISTYKNGVLQETTTSSTLLSVPAFGGSKNRIFLHLKTTREFDEVRLYQTNVLSIFSAMNVYYAFAFDPAKVPVDQNGICDDIIAGSGVDGNVSGSSSFLAPLSFVQNKERIGDGDKNSYGSIVLPVGLLGSYSVGVLDKNQVYPAGNKTGFVISPDDEGKLLSAEFLKNITVETYLYGKLQDSKTLFDGGGLINIKVLGFGSGKQKVTLTASKPFNEVRLKITQTLGVNLGSLKVYYAFEEPASCDCDDKIQTSGSAVPGNLVTGASWTSGPGFLGLILSKMTNPSAIVDNNTSNYATATIPAASIFSLFSAYATVSSNTLLPANTYAGFTLEKAGNLIGVSVLENITVTLYNNNTQTDTFTSTGSLISGNFFTTDSNKFYVGGKATKAFNRIKVTFYSGTGIRIPQNYYIYNAFASRDDDNDGVPNCFDQCPNGNDSIDTNGNGIPDCAEGCTAVNDKSPTLDTDGDGIVDACDLDSDNDGIPDALEDLNNNGKFEDDDTEGVLGPVQVLGDGIASYLDLDADNDGILDLFESGIPASVISQIDTDRNGIIDSNIAVGKNGIADLLETSPDSGVLKYPLRNTDGDDRPDFIDLDSNGSVFDLYAIGKDSLDDFGAGFISRIDDKDKDGIQAVVDTDLVKRGAPNSPLSPYASLLKNAQMKTSARGIADSDITEKANDIKVYPNPVKSGENLNVKSEEGGMYTIFSAQGRLIRSDKFSGNAEISTASLPAGIYMVKIETKSVVKSYKIIVR